Proteins from one Falco cherrug isolate bFalChe1 chromosome 7, bFalChe1.pri, whole genome shotgun sequence genomic window:
- the TTC8 gene encoding tetratricopeptide repeat protein 8 isoform X2, which produces MEQAIKTPRTALTARPITSASGRYARLGTASMLTNPDGPFINLSRLNLSKYAQKPKLAKALFEYIFHHENDVKNALDLAALATEHAQFKDWWWKVQIGKCYYRLGLYREAEKQFKSALKQQDMVDTVLYLAKVYVRLDQPVTALNLFKQGLDRFPGEVTLICGIARIYEEMNNISSAAEYYKDVLKQDNTHVEAIACIGSNHFYSDQPEIALRFYRRLLQMGVYNCQLFNNLGLCCFYAQQYDMTLSSFERALFLAENEEETADVWYNLGHVAVGIGDLNLAYQCFKLTLVNNNDYAEAYNNLAVLEMRKGHIEQARALLQTASSLAPHMYEPHFNFAILSEKVGDLQRSYTAAQKSEEAFPGHVDTQQLIKQLKQHFAML; this is translated from the exons ATGGAACAAGCTATAAAAACACCTCGAACAGCTCTCACAGCTCGTCCAATTACTAGTGCTTCTGGGAGATATGCCAGGCTAGGAACA GCTTCAATGCTAACAAATCCAGATGGCCCTTTCATAAATCTGTCTCGACTGAATTTATCAAAATATGCTCAAAAACCCAAACTGGCAAAG GCATTGTTCGAATATATTTTTCACCATGAAAATGACGTAAAAAAT GCTCTAGATTTGGCAGCCCTTGCCACTGAGCATGCACAATTCAAGGACTGGTGGTGGAAAGTCCAAATTGGGAAGTGCTACTATAG GTTAGGATTATATCGTGAAGCCGAAAAACAATTTAAGTCAGCTCTGAAGCAACAGGACATGGTTGATACAGTCTTGTATTTGGCAAAA GTGTATGTGCGCTTGGATCAGCCTGTAACAGCTTTGAACCTTTTCAAGCAAGGGTTAGATCGATTTCCTGGAGAAGTGACTCTTATTTGTGGAATTGCCAGAATTTATGAG GAAATGAACAATATCTCTTCGGCTGCAGAGTACTATAAAGACGTCTTAAAACAAGACAATACTCACGTGGAAGCCATTGCATGCATTGGTAGTAACCATTTTTATTCAGACCAGCCTGAGATAGCTCTGCGATTTTATAG ACGGCTCCTGCAGATGGGTGTTTATAACTGCCAGCTTTTTAACAATCTGGGCCTCTGTTGCTTCTATGCCCAGCAATATGATATGACGCTATCTTCATTTGAACGTGCACTGTTTTTGGCTGAAAATGAGGAGGAGACAGCAGATGTGTGGTACAACTTGGGACACGTGGCTGTG GGAATAGGAGACCTGAACCTGGCTTACCAGTGTTTCAAGCTAACATTAGTCAACAATAACGACTATGCAGAAGCTTACAACAACTTGGCCGTGCTAGAAATGCGAAAAGGTCACATTGAACAG GCAAGAGCTTTGCTGCAGACTGCTTCATCTTTAGCACCTCATATGTATGAGCCCCATTTCAATTTTGCAATACTCTCAGAGAAG